One part of the Rutidosis leptorrhynchoides isolate AG116_Rl617_1_P2 chromosome 1, CSIRO_AGI_Rlap_v1, whole genome shotgun sequence genome encodes these proteins:
- the LOC139881206 gene encoding LRR repeats and ubiquitin-like domain-containing protein At2g30105 encodes MKLSVKFNGRSIPLNVSVDSTVKDLKSLLQPLTDVLPRGQKLIAKGKILEDEMKFSSLGTFSGVYKIQLIASQGLHQGSGPIKKEAPVVSNSKRISESNTKEKKPVTVVKSQSERWKLTGVIALSNSNIKVIPQQVWDCGSSVRFLDLNGNCIEEVPEAVGGLTSLQKLLLNANCLKDESFSWKGLSLLKSLSLLSLNQNLLTILPSDLAALTALKELHVAHNKLSCFPDEIGLLVNLEVLEANDNRLSTIPSCIGSCSALVEVDFSSNLLIELPETLSNLRNLKALHLHNNGLKSLPSALLKNCTQLSTLDLHGTEITMDMLREFEGWESFDERRVLKHSKQLAFRVRGSSYFDEGADKS; translated from the exons ATGAAATTAAGCGTGAAATTTAACGGAAGATCGATACCGTTGAATGTTTCTGTTGATTCCACCGTTAAAGACCTTAAATCTCTTCTTCAACCACTCACCGATGTTCTTCCACGTGGACAAAAACTCATTGCTAAAG GGAAAATACTTGAAGATGAAATGAAGTTCAGTTCATTGGGGACATTCAGTGGAGTCTATAAGATACAGCTCATTGCATCACAAGGTCTACATCAAGGG agtGGTCCTATCAAgaaggaagctccggtggtgtcgAATTCAAAGAGGATTTCTGAGAGCAATACAAAGGAGAAGAAACCAGTGACTGTCGTAAAAAGTCAATCTGAAAGATGGAAGCTTACTGGAGTTATAGCTctctctaatagtaatattaag GTCATACCTCAACAAGTATGGGATTGTGGATCTTCAGTAAGATTTCTAGATCTTAATGGAAACTGTATAGAAGAAGTACCGGAAGCTGTTGGTGGTTTGACTTCTTTGCAG AAACTTCTGTTGAATGCAAATTGCCTAAAAGATGAGTCATTCAGTTGGAAAGGATTGTCATTACTCAAATCTCTATCTTTATTGTCTTTGAACCAAAATCT TTTGACAATCTTACCATCTGATTTGGCTGCATTAACTGCCTTGAAGGAGCTTCATGTTGCACACAACAAGTTATCATGTTTTCCGGATGAAATAGGACTACTAGTTAACCTCGAGGTTTTAGAAGCTAATGACAACAG GCTTAGCACCATTCCGTCATGCATAGGAAGCTGTTCCGCCCTTGTTGAA GTTGACTTTTCATCGAATCTTCTTATAGAGCTGCCGGAAACTCTCAGTAATCTGAGAAATCTCAAG GCTTTGCATTTGCACAACAATGGACTTAAATCTCTTCCATCAGCATTGTTAAAAAACTGCACCCAGCTATCGACCCTGGACCTGCACGGCACGGAAATAACAATGGACATGCTTCGAGAG TTTGAAGGATGGGAAAGCTTTGACGAAAGACGTGTGCTTAAGCATTCGAAACAACTGGCGTTTCGGGTGAGAGGCTCTTCTTATTTTGATGAGGGTGCTGATAAAAGCTAA
- the LOC139881238 gene encoding uncharacterized protein, translating into MNASSNTEINITSQENAGGSDTDTIPDDSPEYYEPIIDDDDSSDQNSDNDHEPNFHRLSNGYIQNGMNSLDLSSDDDDGEEEERMREDEMQRAFREDENRRRAPLTPENAVRVREAMRGISFGGLAPDWAGRVPEDRWMDHLMIGVRRPSNSAASTTSSSSS; encoded by the exons ATGAACGCATCCTCTAATACCGAAATCAATATTACTTCCCAAG AAAACGCCGGTGGAAGCGATACAGACACGATACCCGACGATTCGCCGGAGTATTACGAGCCAATAATTGACGATGACGATTCCTCCGATCAGAACTCCGATAACGATCACGAACCTAATTTCCACCGATTATCAAACGGTTATATACAGAACGGAATGAATTCGCTAGATCTAAGCAGCGACGATGATGACGGAGAAGAAGAAGAGAGAATGCGAGAAGATGAAATGcagagagcgtttcgagaagacgAAAACCGTCGAAGAGCTCCGTTGACGCCGGAAAATGCGGTTAGAGTGAGGGAAGCTATGCGTGGGATCTCGTTTGGTGGATTGGCTCCGGATTGGGCGGGTCGGGTTCCGGAAGATCGGTGGATGGATCACCTTATGATTGGTGTTAGACGGCCTTCTAATTCAGCTGCGTCAActacttcttcatcatcatcataa
- the LOC139881227 gene encoding LRR repeats and ubiquitin-like domain-containing protein At2g30105, which yields MATNSDSGENIMKLSVKFNGRSIPLNVSVDSTVKDLKSLLQPLTDVLPRGQKLIAKGKILEDEMKFSSLGTFSGVYKIQLIASQGLHQGSGPIKKEAPVVSNSKRISESNTKEKKPVTVVKSQSERWKLTGVIALSNSNIKVIPQQVWDCGSSVRFLDLNGNCIEEVPEAVGGLTSLQKLLLNANCIKDESFSWKGLSLLKSLSLLSLNQNL from the exons ATGGCGACGAACAGCGATTCCGGCGAAAATATAATGAAATTAAGCGTGAAATTTAACGGAAGATCGATACCGTTGAATGTTTCTGTTGATTCCACCGTTAAAGACCTTAAATCTCTTCTTCAACCACTCACCGATGTTCTTCCACGTGGACAAAAACTCATTGCTAAAG GGAAAATACTTGAAGATGAAATGAAGTTCAGTTCATTGGGGACATTCAGTGGAGTCTATAAGATACAGCTCATTGCATCACAAGGTCTACATCAAGGG agtGGTCCTATCAAgaaggaagctccggtggtgtcgAATTCAAAGAGGATTTCTGAGAGCAATACAAAGGAGAAGAAACCAGTGACTGTTGTAAAAAGTCAATCTGAAAGATGGAAGCTTACTGGAGTTATAGCTctctctaatagtaatattaag GTCATACCTCAACAAGTATGGGATTGTGGATCTTCAGTAAGATTTCTAGATCTTAATGGAAACTGTATAGAAGAAGTACCGGAAGCTGTTGGTGGTTTGACTTCTTTGCAG AAACTTCTGTTGAATGCAAATTGCATAAAAGATGAGTCATTCAGTTGGAAAGGATTGTCATTACTCAAATCTCTATCTTTATTGTCTTTGAACCAAAATCTGTAA